The Methylomicrobium lacus LW14 genome window below encodes:
- a CDS encoding helix-turn-helix domain-containing protein, which produces MNREHEKKASLNADAPAQDWHPADVTAALHKSGWSMHKLARHHGLTTSGTFSKALRSSYPIAERRIADALGIHPKEIWPSRYYENGEPKPRGYRAFYYSPSGDSVNGKENAGNRHEGA; this is translated from the coding sequence ATGAACAGAGAGCACGAAAAAAAGGCCAGTCTTAACGCGGATGCGCCCGCCCAAGACTGGCATCCCGCCGACGTGACGGCGGCCCTCCATAAATCCGGATGGTCGATGCACAAACTCGCCCGTCATCACGGCCTCACCACCTCGGGGACCTTTTCCAAAGCGTTGAGGTCCAGCTATCCCATTGCAGAAAGACGCATTGCCGATGCTCTTGGCATACACCCTAAAGAGATATGGCCAAGCCGGTATTACGAAAATGGCGAGCCGAAGCCACGCGGTTATCGGGCCTTCTACTATAGCCCTTCGGGCGATAGTGTCAATGGCAAAGAAAATGCCGGAAATCGTCATGAAGGCGCGTGA
- a CDS encoding helix-turn-helix domain-containing protein, with the protein MTINNYEMKISDRLRLLRDHLGLTQPAIAMKFHIPLPSWKSYEKGPSEPGAGALRDMALAGVNVHWVLTGEGEMLRQSTSDDNESGITAEVTRTYSSGGSPAKEASISAEVTKSTKKKPATTADLPMNPDVLYEVIVAVETNLMERDLELAPKKKALLIQLLYEHNLDAHLNKDDTTKRFFDLIGK; encoded by the coding sequence ATGACTATAAATAATTACGAAATGAAAATTAGCGATAGGCTTCGGCTTTTAAGAGATCACCTAGGGTTGACTCAGCCAGCAATAGCCATGAAATTTCATATTCCCCTCCCATCATGGAAGAGTTACGAGAAAGGACCCAGCGAACCAGGAGCCGGCGCTCTAAGAGATATGGCATTAGCCGGGGTAAACGTGCATTGGGTATTGACAGGGGAAGGCGAAATGTTGCGACAATCAACATCTGATGACAATGAATCAGGCATTACCGCTGAAGTCACCCGGACCTATTCAAGCGGAGGAAGCCCAGCCAAAGAAGCCTCCATCAGCGCGGAGGTGACGAAAAGCACAAAGAAAAAACCAGCCACGACAGCCGACCTGCCGATGAATCCCGATGTGCTGTATGAAGTGATTGTCGCGGTAGAAACGAACCTCATGGAGCGCGACCTGGAGCTGGCGCCGAAAAAAAAAGCGCTTTTAATACAATTGCTTTACGAACACAATCTGGATGCCCACCTCAATAAAGATGACACAACCAAAAGATTTTTTGACCTGATTGGGAAATGA
- a CDS encoding phage integrase: MPNQSPPHTSKKGIKQETYRLQSLKKALGHLIVASIQSKHIVTYRNVRLKDGKSGTTVLHELSYLSQIFDVALKDWGIPRKRSTVPPIK; the protein is encoded by the coding sequence GTGCCAAATCAATCACCTCCCCACACTTCCAAGAAAGGGATAAAACAAGAGACTTATCGTCTTCAGTCCCTCAAGAAAGCTCTAGGCCATCTCATTGTGGCTTCGATCCAGAGCAAGCACATCGTCACCTATCGAAATGTTCGATTGAAAGACGGTAAATCAGGGACTACCGTCCTTCATGAACTTAGCTACCTGTCACAAATCTTTGATGTAGCCCTGAAAGATTGGGGGATTCCTCGTAAGCGTTCAACCGTACCGCCTATAAAATAA
- the tnpA gene encoding IS66 family insertion sequence element accessory protein TnpA, producing MAITAKWRQHIEAWQRSGLSQAAYCAERQLNVRTFTARLSDYRKLPQPESAALIPVHVQPSAPAAIVFTHAQGHRLELSATVSARWVAELLRCLA from the coding sequence ATGGCTATCACAGCGAAATGGCGTCAGCATATTGAAGCGTGGCAACGTAGCGGGCTATCACAAGCCGCGTATTGCGCCGAGCGGCAACTCAATGTCCGTACCTTCACGGCGCGTTTGAGCGACTATCGCAAATTGCCCCAGCCAGAGTCGGCAGCCTTAATACCGGTGCATGTTCAGCCGTCTGCGCCTGCCGCGATTGTCTTCACGCATGCCCAAGGTCACCGCCTGGAGTTGTCCGCTACCGTATCAGCGCGCTGGGTGGCTGAGTTGTTGCGATGCCTGGCTTGA
- the tnpB gene encoding IS66 family insertion sequence element accessory protein TnpB (TnpB, as the term is used for proteins encoded by IS66 family insertion elements, is considered an accessory protein, since TnpC, encoded by a neighboring gene, is a DDE family transposase.): MPGLIASPAQIWLAVAPVDMRRGLDGLTAIVQQSLGHPPGCGSAFIFRNRAGNRLRLLLWDGNGVWLCQRRLHRGSFVWPKASDPVFALSQAQWQWLVAGVDWQRLSAQPSTEWRV; encoded by the coding sequence ATGCCTGGCTTGATTGCGAGTCCGGCACAGATCTGGCTGGCGGTGGCGCCGGTCGATATGCGGCGCGGCCTGGATGGCTTAACCGCAATCGTCCAGCAAAGCCTGGGGCACCCGCCTGGCTGCGGATCGGCCTTTATCTTCCGCAACCGTGCCGGCAACCGCTTGCGCCTGTTGCTGTGGGACGGCAATGGGGTTTGGCTGTGCCAGCGGCGGTTGCATCGAGGCAGTTTTGTTTGGCCCAAAGCCTCTGACCCGGTCTTTGCGCTCAGTCAGGCCCAGTGGCAGTGGCTTGTGGCTGGTGTCGATTGGCAACGGCTATCGGCACAACCGTCAACAGAATGGCGGGTGTAA
- the tnpC gene encoding IS66 family transposase → MNPLAKLDQLNLEPSAKTEVAALIQALIEQAERDAKAIQSKDVKIAALTHELAYYKRIRFSTKSEALAPLQRDVFEETWNTDISAIDAEVEQLQDASPCTTVVRPKRLRAGRQPLPSHLPRIEHRHEPESCTCGHCGRELVKIGEDVTEQLDVEPAKFFVHRHIRPQYACRSCETVTAASIPPAVIDGGLAAVGLLSWVMISKFQDHLPLYRLEQIAARDGVILSRSTLADWVGRLGVALEPLADRLAWHLQQRPSLHADETPVPQLDPGNGKTKKAYLWAYRSNDLQPGPKIIVFDYQAGRSGRHAGQFLGDWQGHLVVDDYAGYKALFAAARAHPETRLRLEPCIELACWAHARRKFFDLFQASQSPIAQEALQRIAVLYAIEAEGQSLSSAERQRLRAEKSRPALAGLHDWLQRTRTHVAPNTATAKAIDYSLKRWIALTRYAETGDLPIDNNPIENSIRPIALGKKNWLFAGSERAGKRAAVIQTLLGTAKLNGLDPSAWLKDTLEKLPTWPNSRIDELLPFGKSH, encoded by the coding sequence ATGAATCCCCTCGCCAAACTCGATCAGTTGAACCTGGAGCCTTCGGCAAAAACCGAAGTAGCCGCATTGATTCAAGCGCTGATCGAGCAGGCTGAGCGGGATGCCAAAGCCATTCAGAGCAAAGACGTCAAAATCGCCGCGCTGACCCACGAGTTGGCGTATTACAAGCGCATCCGTTTCAGCACCAAGAGCGAAGCCTTGGCCCCGCTGCAGCGGGATGTGTTCGAGGAAACCTGGAACACGGATATTTCGGCCATCGACGCGGAAGTCGAGCAACTGCAAGATGCCAGTCCTTGTACCACGGTGGTCCGCCCCAAACGCCTGCGCGCCGGCCGGCAACCGTTACCGTCTCACTTGCCGCGCATCGAACACCGCCACGAACCCGAATCCTGCACCTGCGGGCACTGCGGCCGGGAGTTGGTCAAGATCGGCGAAGATGTGACCGAGCAACTGGATGTCGAGCCGGCGAAGTTCTTCGTCCATCGCCATATCCGCCCGCAATATGCCTGCCGGAGCTGCGAGACCGTGACGGCGGCGTCGATTCCGCCGGCGGTGATCGATGGCGGTCTGGCGGCGGTCGGCTTGTTGAGCTGGGTGATGATCAGCAAATTCCAGGACCATCTGCCGCTCTACCGCTTGGAGCAGATCGCCGCCCGCGACGGCGTGATCTTGTCCCGTTCCACCCTGGCCGACTGGGTCGGACGTCTCGGCGTCGCCTTGGAACCTTTGGCGGATCGCCTGGCCTGGCATCTTCAACAACGGCCGAGTCTTCATGCCGATGAAACGCCGGTGCCGCAACTGGATCCCGGCAACGGCAAAACCAAGAAAGCCTACCTGTGGGCCTACCGCAGCAATGACCTACAACCGGGGCCCAAGATCATCGTCTTCGACTATCAAGCCGGTCGCAGCGGCCGGCATGCCGGGCAGTTTCTAGGCGATTGGCAAGGCCATCTCGTGGTCGACGACTACGCCGGCTATAAAGCCTTGTTTGCGGCCGCCCGCGCCCATCCCGAAACTCGACTTCGGCTTGAGCCATGTATCGAACTGGCGTGTTGGGCGCATGCGCGGCGGAAATTCTTCGACCTGTTCCAGGCCAGCCAGAGCCCGATTGCGCAAGAAGCCTTACAGCGCATCGCGGTGCTGTATGCGATTGAAGCCGAAGGCCAAAGCCTGAGTTCAGCGGAACGCCAACGCCTGCGTGCCGAGAAAAGCCGGCCGGCACTGGCCGGCCTGCACGACTGGCTGCAACGCACCCGAACCCACGTCGCGCCCAATACCGCGACCGCTAAAGCCATCGACTACAGCTTGAAACGCTGGATCGCTCTCACACGCTATGCTGAAACCGGCGATCTGCCAATCGACAACAACCCGATTGAAAACAGCATCCGACCTATCGCTTTGGGTAAAAAGAACTGGCTCTTTGCCGGCTCGGAACGCGCCGGAAAACGCGCGGCTGTGATTCAAACCTTGCTCGGCACGGCCAAGCTCAACGGCCTCGATCCTTCGGCCTGGCTAAAAGACACCCTCGAAAAACTGCCTACCTGGCCTAACAGCCGTATCGACGAACTACTGCCATTCGGCAAATCACATTAA
- a CDS encoding DUF4234 domain-containing protein gives MSVHKQPSEAQLMFAYAEMEQHRTHHLLHLGLSIVTVGLWLVIWLAVSVRNTQRRNRIARDYGLPAESNIGYIIIFFLLFSSVAVGVYQVYLTLLTGAQAEAAKVTDQPAVQQTKQETHWTYAKEKDRMGLGTSAIATTYSLNEIEFGPPYKGKQRAVLILRQYPDNSHDAYLGLLEGQFDCNSRACGISARFDNGLTQYFESWPPANDKTPGLYLSNADIFIQFTEEANVLTITADFFDEPSQTFQFDVSGLTWE, from the coding sequence ATGTCAGTTCATAAGCAGCCCAGCGAAGCACAATTGATGTTTGCCTATGCCGAGATGGAACAGCATAGAACGCATCATCTCCTTCATTTGGGTTTGAGCATCGTCACTGTCGGCTTATGGCTCGTTATCTGGCTGGCGGTCAGCGTTCGCAATACCCAACGACGCAATCGAATTGCCCGTGATTATGGATTGCCTGCCGAAAGCAACATCGGCTACATCATTATCTTTTTTCTACTCTTTTCTTCGGTTGCTGTCGGCGTCTATCAAGTTTATTTAACTCTGTTGACTGGAGCGCAAGCCGAAGCCGCAAAAGTTACCGATCAACCGGCAGTGCAACAGACGAAGCAGGAAACGCACTGGACATATGCAAAGGAAAAAGACCGTATGGGGCTAGGCACAAGTGCAATTGCCACAACCTATTCTCTGAATGAAATCGAATTTGGCCCGCCTTACAAGGGCAAACAGCGCGCAGTCCTGATTTTGCGCCAATACCCCGACAATTCACATGATGCCTATTTGGGCCTTCTAGAGGGGCAGTTCGATTGCAATTCCCGAGCCTGCGGCATTAGCGCGCGATTTGACAACGGTCTGACACAATATTTCGAGTCATGGCCACCGGCAAACGACAAGACGCCGGGGCTTTATCTGAGCAATGCGGACATCTTTATCCAGTTTACGGAAGAGGCCAATGTTCTTACTATCACAGCCGATTTTTTTGATGAGCCTTCCCAAACCTTTCAATTTGATGTCAGCGGTTTAACATGGGAATAG
- a CDS encoding transposase: MDKERETRLKATVLRVHIQRKAAKGKPLSACQKRRNTRIAKTRARVEHVFASLEQMGGKGLRCIGLDRATLQLNFKAATYNLRRLCSLKTCCIFAF, encoded by the coding sequence GTGGACAAAGAGCGCGAAACACGACTCAAGGCCACGGTTTTGCGGGTTCATATCCAACGTAAAGCCGCCAAAGGCAAACCGCTGTCAGCCTGCCAAAAGAGGCGCAATACTCGAATCGCCAAAACACGGGCCAGGGTTGAGCATGTGTTTGCCAGCCTGGAACAGATGGGCGGTAAAGGCTTGCGTTGTATCGGACTGGATCGGGCCACTCTGCAATTGAATTTCAAGGCGGCTACCTATAATTTGCGCCGTCTTTGCAGTTTAAAGACCTGTTGTATTTTTGCCTTTTGA
- a CDS encoding TerB family tellurite resistance protein, with product MLNQIKQFLEQHLALLGPELSAAEQLRLASVALYLEMIEMDDKGEAKERELILSLVQKSFSLNQEQAAALIATAEQKSKQATDYFQFTSLINKQCTLEQKIQLIESLWRIALVDCKLDPQEEYLIRKLADLLYVPHLDFIMAKNRISA from the coding sequence ATGCTTAATCAGATTAAACAATTTTTAGAGCAACACCTTGCCTTATTGGGGCCCGAATTATCTGCGGCGGAACAACTGCGACTCGCGAGCGTCGCTTTGTACTTGGAAATGATAGAGATGGATGATAAAGGTGAAGCTAAAGAGCGAGAGTTGATTTTATCTCTGGTTCAAAAGAGCTTCTCTTTAAACCAGGAACAAGCCGCCGCTTTAATTGCAACAGCCGAACAGAAAAGCAAGCAAGCGACGGATTATTTTCAATTTACCTCGCTGATCAACAAACAATGCACTTTGGAGCAAAAGATCCAGTTAATCGAATCGTTGTGGAGAATTGCCTTGGTCGATTGCAAATTAGATCCACAAGAAGAATATCTAATCCGAAAATTAGCTGATCTGCTTTATGTACCCCATCTTGATTTTATCATGGCTAAGAACCGCATAAGCGCCTAG
- a CDS encoding MFS transporter, whose product MFGVLACLLLCFNGLALVAVAEGRIVGNPALWIYGTIALTGIARAFIGPSYSAMFALVLPREQYARAAGIGSSVFQFGLVVGPAFGGVMVGWAGKTAAYGVAAGLCIMAAVALLSLRIKEPLSAESPPIFTSIAEGLRFVFSNQIILGAQSLDMFAVLFGGAVAMLPAFIHDVFHYGPEGLGILRAAPAIGAVITGLLLIRYPINLHAGRWLLAAVAGFGVCIIGFALSVNFWFGAVFLGLSGVCDGVSVVMRTTIMQLATPDAMRGRVSAINGIFIGSSNELGAFESGIASRLMGLVPSVIFGGLVTLVVVGATAKLAPQLRRLELHQLTFR is encoded by the coding sequence CTGTTCGGGGTGCTTGCTTGCCTTCTACTATGTTTCAACGGGTTGGCACTGGTTGCAGTGGCAGAAGGTAGAATTGTTGGAAATCCGGCCTTATGGATCTATGGCACTATCGCACTCACGGGGATAGCTCGCGCCTTTATCGGCCCCTCGTATAGCGCGATGTTTGCTCTGGTTTTGCCGCGCGAGCAATATGCTCGCGCGGCGGGAATCGGCAGTTCGGTATTCCAATTTGGGCTTGTCGTTGGTCCGGCTTTCGGAGGTGTCATGGTCGGATGGGCGGGTAAGACGGCCGCCTATGGCGTTGCAGCCGGCCTGTGCATTATGGCAGCTGTGGCATTGCTGTCTCTTCGAATCAAGGAACCCTTATCAGCAGAAAGCCCCCCCATTTTTACCAGCATCGCCGAAGGGTTACGATTTGTATTCAGCAACCAGATCATCCTTGGCGCACAATCTTTAGATATGTTCGCTGTTCTGTTTGGCGGCGCAGTGGCCATGCTGCCGGCTTTCATTCATGACGTTTTTCATTATGGCCCTGAGGGTCTTGGCATTCTTCGGGCCGCTCCGGCCATCGGCGCCGTGATAACGGGATTATTGCTCATACGCTACCCTATTAATTTGCATGCAGGACGATGGCTTCTGGCTGCTGTAGCCGGATTCGGTGTCTGCATCATCGGCTTTGCTTTATCCGTGAACTTTTGGTTTGGCGCAGTGTTCTTGGGCCTCTCTGGCGTTTGCGATGGGGTATCGGTGGTGATGCGCACGACCATCATGCAATTGGCGACGCCTGATGCGATGCGCGGACGGGTTTCCGCGATTAACGGCATCTTTATTGGATCGTCGAACGAACTTGGGGCTTTTGAATCGGGTATTGCGTCACGCCTGATGGGATTAGTGCCATCAGTTATTTTCGGTGGCTTGGTGACATTGGTTGTTGTGGGGGCAACGGCAAAGCTGGCACCCCAATTACGCCGACTAGAACTCCACCAACTGACTTTCCGCTAG
- the tnpC gene encoding IS66 family transposase has translation MNPLAKLDQLNLEPSAKTEVAALIQALIEQAERDAKAIQSKDVKIAALTHELAYYKRIRFSTKSEALAPLQRDVFEETWNTDISAIDAEVEQLQDASPCTTVVRPKRLRAGRQPLPSHLPRIEHRHEPESCTCGHCGRELVKIGEDVTEQLDVEPAKFFVHRHIRPQYACRSCETVTAASIPPAVIDGGLAAVGLLSWVMISKFQDHLPLYRLEQIAARDGVILSRSTLADWVGRLGVALEPLADRLAWHLQQRSSLHADETPVPQLDPGNGKTKKAYLWAYRSNDLQPGPKIIVFDYQAGRSGRHAGQFLGDWQGHLVVDDYAGYKALFAAARAHPETRLRLEPCIELACWAHARRKFFDLFQASQSPIAQEALQRIAVLYAIEAEGQSLSSAERQRLRAEKSRPALAGLHDWLQRTRTHVAPNTATAKAIDYSLKRWIALTRYAETGDLPIDNNPIENSIRPIALGKKNWLFAGSERAGKRAAVIQTLLGTAKLNGLDPLAWLKDTLEKLPTWPNSRIDELLPFGKSH, from the coding sequence ATGAATCCCCTCGCCAAACTCGATCAGTTGAACCTGGAGCCTTCGGCAAAAACCGAAGTAGCCGCATTGATTCAAGCGCTGATCGAGCAGGCTGAGCGGGATGCCAAAGCCATTCAGAGCAAAGACGTCAAAATCGCCGCGCTGACCCACGAGTTGGCGTATTACAAGCGCATCCGTTTCAGCACCAAGAGCGAAGCCTTGGCCCCGCTGCAGCGGGATGTGTTCGAGGAAACCTGGAACACGGATATTTCGGCCATCGACGCGGAAGTCGAGCAACTGCAAGATGCCAGTCCTTGTACCACGGTGGTCCGCCCCAAACGCCTGCGCGCCGGCCGGCAACCGTTACCGTCTCACTTGCCGCGCATCGAACACCGCCACGAACCCGAATCCTGCACCTGCGGGCACTGCGGCCGGGAGTTGGTCAAGATCGGCGAAGATGTGACCGAGCAACTGGATGTCGAGCCGGCGAAGTTCTTCGTCCATCGCCATATCCGCCCGCAATATGCCTGCCGGAGCTGCGAGACCGTGACGGCGGCGTCGATTCCGCCGGCGGTGATCGATGGCGGTCTGGCGGCGGTCGGCTTGTTGAGCTGGGTGATGATCAGCAAATTCCAGGACCATCTGCCGCTCTACCGCTTGGAGCAGATCGCCGCCCGCGACGGCGTGATCTTGTCCCGTTCCACCCTGGCCGACTGGGTCGGACGTCTCGGCGTCGCCTTGGAACCTTTGGCGGATCGCCTGGCCTGGCATCTTCAACAACGGTCGAGTCTTCATGCCGATGAAACGCCGGTGCCGCAACTGGATCCCGGCAACGGCAAAACCAAGAAAGCCTACCTGTGGGCCTACCGCAGCAATGACCTACAACCGGGGCCCAAGATCATCGTCTTCGACTATCAAGCCGGTCGCAGCGGCCGGCATGCCGGGCAGTTTCTAGGCGATTGGCAAGGCCACCTCGTGGTCGACGACTACGCCGGCTATAAAGCCTTGTTTGCGGCCGCCCGCGCCCATCCCGAAACTCGACTTCGGCTTGAGCCATGTATCGAACTGGCGTGTTGGGCGCATGCGCGGCGGAAATTCTTCGACCTGTTCCAGGCCAGCCAGAGCCCGATTGCGCAAGAAGCCTTACAGCGCATCGCGGTGCTGTATGCGATTGAAGCCGAAGGCCAAAGCCTGAGTTCAGCGGAACGCCAACGCCTGCGTGCCGAGAAAAGCCGGCCGGCACTGGCCGGCCTGCACGACTGGCTGCAACGCACCCGAACCCACGTCGCGCCCAATACCGCGACCGCTAAAGCCATCGACTACAGCTTGAAACGCTGGATCGCTCTCACACGCTATGCTGAAACCGGCGATCTGCCAATCGACAACAACCCGATTGAAAACAGCATCCGACCTATCGCTTTGGGTAAAAAGAACTGGCTCTTTGCCGGCTCGGAACGCGCCGGAAAACGCGCGGCTGTGATTCAAACCTTGCTCGGCACGGCCAAGCTCAACGGCCTCGATCCTTTGGCCTGGCTAAAAGACACCCTCGAAAAACTGCCTACCTGGCCTAACAGCCGTATCGACGAACTACTGCCTTTCGGCAAATCACATTAA
- a CDS encoding c-type cytochrome, with protein MLRSSFLFVSSVLIFGFIGNVQAADASAGVEVFANNCTSCHSGGNNLIVQAKSLSIKDLKDNKMDSEAAIITLVTNGKPPMPAFGTTLSTEQIKNVAAYVMQQANAGWK; from the coding sequence ATGTTACGTTCATCATTCTTATTCGTTTCAAGTGTGCTTATCTTTGGTTTTATTGGCAATGTTCAGGCTGCCGATGCATCAGCCGGCGTGGAAGTGTTTGCCAACAATTGTACGTCATGCCATTCCGGCGGAAACAATTTAATAGTTCAAGCCAAATCGCTAAGCATAAAGGATTTAAAAGACAACAAAATGGATTCTGAAGCTGCAATTATTACACTGGTTACCAACGGCAAACCCCCTATGCCGGCATTTGGCACAACCCTGTCAACGGAGCAAATTAAAAATGTTGCCGCTTATGTGATGCAGCAGGCGAATGCAGGTTGGAAATAA
- a CDS encoding integration host factor subunit beta translates to MTKLELIAMIDSKQSHLNQKDVELAVNNIIDVMISTLANGERIEIRGFGSFSTIQRDARIGRNPKTGDVVSVPQRQSPHFKSGLDLRRKVNASRLVYPKIRDT, encoded by the coding sequence ATGACCAAATTGGAACTCATTGCCATGATTGATAGCAAACAGTCGCATTTAAATCAAAAGGATGTTGAGCTTGCAGTAAACAACATTATTGATGTCATGATCTCCACTTTAGCCAATGGTGAAAGAATTGAGATTCGTGGCTTTGGGAGTTTTTCGACAATTCAACGTGACGCTCGCATTGGTCGAAATCCCAAAACAGGTGATGTGGTCAGCGTTCCACAAAGGCAGTCTCCGCATTTTAAATCGGGACTCGATTTACGAAGAAAAGTGAATGCTTCACGTCTTGTTTACCCAAAAATTAGAGACACCTAA
- a CDS encoding recombinase family protein, giving the protein MKIGYARVSTDDQNPDLQLDALKRAGCQKIYVDKASGAKRQRPELNKCLAALDADDVLIVWKLDGIGRSLHDLIAFLDDLKERKIQFQSLTESIDTKTPTGRAIWQMIGILAELERSLIQERTQAGRAAAQARGVKMGRKPKLTPQQIKHARKLIEEGESPALVAKQLNVARSTLYLSLQE; this is encoded by the coding sequence ATGAAAATAGGCTATGCGCGTGTCTCGACCGATGACCAGAACCCCGATTTGCAGCTCGACGCTCTGAAAAGGGCAGGGTGCCAAAAAATCTATGTCGATAAGGCGAGTGGCGCAAAGCGGCAACGTCCTGAATTGAACAAATGCCTCGCCGCGCTGGATGCCGATGACGTCTTGATTGTATGGAAGCTCGACGGGATCGGGCGATCGCTGCATGATCTCATCGCCTTCCTTGACGATCTGAAAGAGCGCAAGATTCAATTTCAATCGCTGACCGAATCCATCGACACCAAAACCCCGACCGGTCGGGCGATATGGCAAATGATCGGAATACTGGCAGAACTGGAACGCTCTTTAATTCAGGAGCGCACCCAGGCGGGAAGGGCAGCGGCGCAAGCGCGGGGGGTAAAAATGGGGCGGAAACCCAAATTGACACCGCAACAAATCAAACACGCCCGCAAGCTGATAGAAGAAGGGGAAAGCCCCGCACTTGTGGCGAAGCAGCTCAACGTGGCACGGTCAACGCTTTATCTAAGCTTGCAAGAATAA
- a CDS encoding WGR domain-containing protein → MLIPIAYLAARDPARNIHRAYSLAYGQDLFGNWIVETTYGRIGGKGRTLVTVVNNEDEALKYVQKSLKRRQSAPKRLGIGYEIKNSPATRANNS, encoded by the coding sequence ATGCTGATACCGATTGCTTATCTCGCAGCGCGAGATCCCGCCCGCAATATTCACCGAGCCTATTCGCTGGCTTATGGTCAGGACCTCTTCGGTAATTGGATCGTGGAAACCACTTACGGGCGGATTGGTGGCAAAGGACGAACCCTCGTGACTGTCGTCAACAATGAAGACGAAGCACTCAAATATGTGCAAAAGTCCCTCAAACGCCGGCAATCCGCTCCTAAAAGGCTGGGAATTGGCTATGAAATAAAAAATAGCCCTGCCACACGAGCAAACAATAGCTAA
- a CDS encoding DUF1819 family protein codes for MTISYNAEISAGSLMPLESRRIAAFLLTHPNENAWRRALVEDNLLQKKAPSTALRQAKLIRNRLNTLDTSAWEMIAHREQEVAIQLLLVAAVKHSRLLADFIANVYIDHQRRLNLSISSGDWEGFFTECAHRDSSVKHWSASTQAKLFQVIVRILTEAKYLENTRSMKITPQSLHPDIRRYLSAQGDHSIVELLGRA; via the coding sequence ATGACTATTTCTTATAACGCAGAAATTTCTGCAGGCTCTCTGATGCCCTTAGAGAGTCGCCGCATTGCGGCTTTCTTGCTGACTCACCCCAATGAGAATGCCTGGAGACGGGCGCTGGTCGAGGATAATCTGCTGCAGAAAAAAGCCCCGTCTACCGCTTTACGCCAAGCAAAATTGATCAGGAATCGTCTGAATACCCTTGATACTTCCGCGTGGGAAATGATTGCCCATCGTGAACAAGAAGTTGCAATTCAGCTGTTACTGGTGGCGGCAGTTAAACATAGCCGGCTGCTCGCAGATTTTATTGCGAATGTTTACATCGATCATCAGCGCCGATTAAACTTGTCAATTTCTTCCGGCGACTGGGAAGGATTTTTCACCGAATGCGCCCACAGGGATTCATCAGTGAAACATTGGTCGGCTTCAACACAAGCTAAACTGTTCCAGGTCATCGTCCGTATCCTTACCGAAGCCAAGTATCTTGAAAACACACGCAGCATGAAAATTACACCGCAATCGTTGCATCCTGATATTAGACGCTACCTATCGGCGCAAGGAGATCACTCGATAGTGGAACTCTTGGGGCGAGCCTAA